The following proteins come from a genomic window of Micromonospora zamorensis:
- a CDS encoding DUF4307 domain-containing protein: MTETHATISRGAPVFPAGRYGRRRAPGGRRRRTLLAAVVLLALVATLTVISVRLYRQYGDPVYDAQVITYTDITDNQVLVDFRVTVPSGGSAVCLLRARDRAGAEVAREQVTVTAEPGSRHVTTRHRLATTARPFIGEVMRCRPVS, from the coding sequence GTGACCGAGACGCACGCCACAATTTCACGAGGTGCTCCGGTTTTCCCGGCCGGGCGCTACGGCCGCCGCCGCGCACCGGGCGGACGGCGGCGACGCACGTTGCTGGCGGCGGTGGTGCTGCTGGCGCTCGTGGCCACGCTGACCGTGATCTCCGTCCGGCTCTACCGCCAGTACGGTGACCCGGTCTATGACGCCCAGGTGATCACCTACACCGACATCACGGACAATCAGGTGCTGGTCGACTTTCGGGTGACAGTGCCGTCGGGCGGATCGGCGGTCTGCCTGCTGCGTGCCCGGGACCGCGCCGGCGCCGAGGTGGCTCGCGAACAGGTCACGGTGACCGCCGAGCCCGGCAGCCGGCACGTGACGACCCGGCACCGCCTGGCCACCACCGCACGGCCGTTCATCGGCGAGGTCATGCGCTGCCGACCGGTGTCCTGA
- the greA gene encoding transcription elongation factor GreA — protein sequence MSTGNEAPATWLSQDAHDRLQAELDEHIANRPAIAAEINARREEGDLRENGGYHAAREEQGKAEGRIRYLQELLRTAQVGEAPTADAVSPGMVVTIYFDDDADDTETFLLGSREIAATTDLTVYSPESALGKAILGGRPGQTCTYTAPSGADIKVTVVSFEPFSG from the coding sequence GTGTCCACTGGCAACGAGGCGCCCGCCACCTGGCTGTCGCAGGACGCGCACGACCGCCTCCAGGCCGAGCTCGACGAGCACATCGCCAACCGCCCGGCCATCGCAGCCGAGATCAACGCTCGGCGCGAGGAGGGCGACCTGCGGGAGAACGGCGGCTACCACGCCGCCCGCGAGGAGCAGGGCAAGGCCGAAGGTCGCATCCGCTACCTCCAGGAGCTGCTGCGCACTGCGCAGGTCGGCGAGGCGCCGACGGCGGACGCGGTCTCGCCCGGCATGGTCGTGACGATCTACTTCGATGACGACGCCGACGACACCGAGACCTTCCTGCTCGGTTCGCGGGAGATCGCGGCCACCACCGACCTGACCGTCTACAGCCCCGAGTCGGCGCTCGGCAAGGCCATCCTGGGTGGTCGGCCCGGGCAGACCTGCACCTACACGGCGCCGAGCGGCGCCGACATCAAGGTGACCGTGGTCAGCTTCGAGCCGTTCTCCGGCTGA
- the ilvA gene encoding threonine ammonia-lyase yields the protein MTELVSLDDVRAARELLAGVIRTTPLEPSRPLSAALGGPTWLKCENVQRAGSYKVRGAYVRISRLSAEERERGVVAASAGNHAQGVALAAGLVGTHATVFMPVNAPLPKVAATKGYGAQVELAGNTVDESLVAAHTYAERTGAVLIHPFDHADVIAGQGTVALEILEQCPEVKTIITGVGGGGLISGMAVAAKALRPDVRIIGVQAAGAAAFPPSLVAGEPVRLPTFSTIADGIAVGRPGEITFNHVRKLVDEIVTVSEEDISRALLMLLERGKQVVEPAGAVGVAALLAGVVEVETPVVAVLSGGNIDPLLMLRVIEHGLAAAGRYLRVTVRCSDRPGQLASLLSQIAEHRANVVDVEHQRANPHLGLGEVEVALSVETRGVEHSDTLISALRASGYQVVFAAEA from the coding sequence ATGACGGAACTGGTCAGTCTCGACGACGTGCGGGCCGCACGGGAGTTGCTCGCCGGCGTCATCCGGACCACTCCGCTGGAGCCCTCCCGTCCGCTCAGCGCGGCACTGGGCGGGCCGACCTGGCTCAAGTGCGAGAACGTGCAGCGTGCCGGCTCGTACAAGGTGCGGGGCGCGTACGTGCGGATCTCCCGGCTGTCGGCCGAGGAGCGGGAGCGGGGCGTGGTCGCGGCCAGCGCGGGCAACCACGCGCAGGGCGTGGCCCTCGCCGCCGGCCTGGTCGGCACGCACGCCACCGTCTTCATGCCGGTCAACGCGCCCCTGCCGAAGGTGGCCGCCACCAAGGGGTACGGCGCGCAGGTCGAGCTGGCCGGCAACACCGTCGACGAGTCGCTGGTCGCCGCGCACACGTACGCCGAGCGCACCGGCGCGGTGCTGATCCACCCGTTCGACCACGCCGACGTGATCGCCGGTCAGGGGACGGTGGCGCTGGAGATCCTCGAACAGTGCCCGGAAGTGAAGACGATCATCACCGGGGTGGGTGGTGGCGGGCTGATCTCGGGCATGGCGGTGGCCGCGAAGGCGTTGCGACCGGACGTCCGGATCATCGGCGTCCAGGCCGCCGGGGCGGCGGCGTTCCCGCCCTCGCTGGTGGCCGGGGAGCCGGTCCGGCTGCCCACCTTCTCCACCATCGCCGACGGCATCGCAGTCGGTCGGCCCGGGGAGATCACCTTCAACCACGTGCGCAAACTCGTCGACGAGATCGTCACGGTCTCCGAGGAGGACATCTCCCGGGCCCTGCTGATGCTGTTGGAACGCGGTAAGCAGGTCGTCGAGCCGGCCGGGGCGGTCGGCGTCGCCGCGTTGCTGGCGGGCGTGGTCGAGGTGGAGACGCCGGTGGTCGCGGTGCTGTCCGGCGGCAACATCGACCCGTTGCTGATGCTGCGGGTGATCGAGCACGGGTTGGCCGCCGCGGGTCGCTACCTGCGGGTGACAGTGCGCTGCTCGGACCGGCCGGGACAACTCGCGTCGCTGCTCAGCCAGATCGCCGAGCACCGGGCCAACGTCGTGGACGTGGAGCACCAGCGGGCCAACCCACACCTCGGCCTCGGCGAGGTGGAGGTGGCGCTGTCGGTCGAGACCCGGGGCGTGGAGCACTCGGACACGCTGATCAGCGCCCTGCGGGCCAGCGGCTACCAGGTGGTTTTCGCCGCCGAGGCGTGA